A genomic region of Mycolicibacterium poriferae contains the following coding sequences:
- the rplX gene encoding 50S ribosomal protein L24: MKVRKGDTVLVISGKDKGAKGKVLVAYPDREKVLVEGVNRIKKHTPESRTERGASSGGIVTQEAPIAVSNVMLLDSDGKPTRVGYRVDDETGKKVRIAKTNGKDI, translated from the coding sequence ATGAAGGTCCGCAAGGGCGACACGGTGCTCGTCATCTCCGGCAAGGACAAGGGCGCCAAGGGCAAGGTTCTGGTGGCCTACCCCGACCGCGAGAAGGTTCTGGTCGAGGGCGTCAACCGGATCAAGAAGCACACCCCCGAGTCGCGTACCGAACGTGGCGCCTCCTCCGGCGGCATCGTCACCCAGGAGGCACCGATCGCGGTGTCCAACGTGATGCTGCTCGATTCCGACGGCAAGCCGACGCGCGTCGGCTACCGCGTCGACGACGAGACCGGCAAGAAGGTCCGCATCGCCAAGACCAACGGCAAGGACATCTGA
- the rpsH gene encoding 30S ribosomal protein S8, with protein MTMTDPIADFLTRLRNANSAYHDEVTLPHSKIKANIAEILKSEGYISDYHTEDARVGKALVVQLKYGPSRERSIAGLRRVSKPGLRVYAKSTNLPRVLGGLGVAIISTSSGLRTDRQAAREGVGGEVLAYVW; from the coding sequence ATGACCATGACGGATCCGATCGCAGACTTCTTGACACGTCTGCGCAACGCCAACTCGGCGTACCACGACGAAGTGACCTTGCCGCACAGCAAGATCAAGGCCAACATCGCCGAAATCCTCAAGAGCGAGGGCTACATCAGCGACTACCACACCGAGGACGCCCGCGTGGGCAAGGCGCTGGTGGTGCAGCTGAAGTACGGCCCCAGCCGGGAACGCAGCATCGCGGGCCTGCGCCGGGTCAGCAAGCCCGGCCTTCGGGTGTACGCCAAGTCCACCAACCTGCCCCGCGTGCTCGGCGGGCTCGGGGTGGCCATCATTTCCACGTCGTCCGGTCTGAGGACCGACCGCCAGGCCGCCCGCGAGGGCGTCGGCGGCGAAGTCCTCGCCTACGTGTGGTGA
- the rplR gene encoding 50S ribosomal protein L18, whose protein sequence is MATKTKDTAAAGHQPVGKNISETRRVSRLRRHARLRKKIAGTAERPRLVVHRSSRHIHVQLVDDLAGATLAAASSIEADVRALDGDKKAQSTRVGQLIAERAKTAGIDEVVFDRGGYTYGGRIAALADAAREGGLKF, encoded by the coding sequence ATGGCTACCAAAACGAAAGACACCGCAGCAGCCGGCCATCAGCCGGTGGGCAAGAACATCTCCGAGACGCGCCGCGTCTCCCGCCTGCGCCGTCACGCGCGGCTGCGCAAGAAGATCGCCGGCACCGCCGAGCGGCCGCGTCTGGTCGTGCACCGGTCGTCACGGCACATCCATGTGCAGCTCGTCGACGACCTGGCGGGGGCGACGCTCGCGGCGGCCTCGTCGATCGAGGCCGACGTGCGCGCCCTCGACGGCGACAAGAAGGCCCAGAGCACGCGGGTCGGTCAGCTGATCGCCGAGCGGGCCAAGACCGCCGGCATCGACGAGGTCGTGTTCGACCGCGGCGGGTACACCTACGGCGGACGGATCGCGGCGCTGGCCGACGCCGCCCGCGAAGGTGGGCTGAAGTTCTGA
- the rpsE gene encoding 30S ribosomal protein S5, with protein sequence MAEQAAGAGGPSSDNRDSRGGRDDRGGRGRRDDRGGRGGRDDRGDKSNYLERVVTINRVSKVVKGGRRFSFTALVIVGDGKGMVGVGYGKAKEVPAAIAKGVEEARKNFFRVPLIGGTVTHPVQGEAAAGVVMLRPASPGTGVIAGGACRAVLECAGVHDVLAKSLGSDNAINVVHATVAALKLLQRPEEVAARRGLPIEDVAPAGMLKARREAEAVAASAAREGTA encoded by the coding sequence ATGGCCGAGCAGGCTGCAGGAGCCGGCGGGCCCTCGAGCGACAACCGCGACAGCAGGGGTGGCCGGGACGACCGTGGCGGTCGTGGACGCCGCGACGATCGGGGCGGCCGCGGTGGCCGCGACGACCGCGGTGACAAGAGCAACTACCTCGAGCGCGTGGTCACGATCAACCGCGTCTCCAAGGTCGTCAAGGGCGGTCGGCGGTTCAGCTTCACCGCGCTGGTGATCGTCGGTGACGGCAAGGGCATGGTCGGGGTCGGTTACGGCAAGGCCAAAGAGGTTCCGGCCGCGATCGCCAAGGGCGTCGAGGAAGCACGCAAGAACTTCTTCCGGGTGCCGCTGATCGGTGGCACCGTCACCCACCCCGTGCAGGGTGAGGCGGCGGCCGGTGTCGTCATGCTGCGTCCGGCCAGCCCCGGTACCGGTGTCATCGCCGGCGGCGCATGCCGCGCGGTGCTGGAATGTGCCGGCGTCCACGACGTGCTGGCCAAGTCGCTGGGCAGCGACAACGCGATCAACGTGGTGCACGCGACCGTCGCCGCGCTGAAGTTGTTGCAGCGCCCCGAAGAGGTCGCGGCTCGCCGTGGCCTGCCCATCGAAGATGTGGCGCCCGCTGGCATGCTCAAGGCCCGGCGTGAAGCCGAGGCCGTCGCTGCCAGCGCCGCACGTGAGGGAACGGCGTAA
- the rplO gene encoding 50S ribosomal protein L15 — protein MSEIIKLHDLRPAPGEKTPKTRVGRGEGSKGKTAGRGTKGTKARKNVPVMFEGGQMPIHMRLPKLKGFKNRFRTEYEVVNVGDINRLFPQGGDIGVDELVAAGAARKNTLVKVLGDGKLTVKVNVTAHKFSGSAREAITAAGGTATEL, from the coding sequence ATGAGCGAGATCATCAAGCTGCACGACCTTCGCCCCGCGCCGGGCGAGAAGACGCCCAAGACCCGCGTCGGCCGCGGTGAAGGCTCCAAGGGTAAGACCGCAGGCCGCGGCACCAAGGGCACCAAGGCCCGCAAGAACGTCCCCGTGATGTTCGAGGGTGGTCAGATGCCGATCCACATGCGTCTGCCCAAGCTCAAGGGCTTCAAGAACCGGTTCCGTACCGAGTACGAGGTCGTCAACGTCGGCGACATCAACCGGCTGTTCCCGCAGGGCGGCGACATCGGTGTCGACGAGTTGGTCGCCGCCGGCGCGGCGCGCAAGAACACGTTGGTCAAGGTGCTCGGCGACGGCAAGCTGACCGTCAAGGTCAACGTCACCGCGCACAAGTTCAGCGGCAGCGCCCGCGAGGCCATCACCGCTGCCGGTGGGACCGCCACCGAGCTGTGA
- a CDS encoding HNH endonuclease signature motif containing protein — MSSAAAFLDDDEVSPKERLAELFEQIAELTGQRNAIDAQIVDIVAEIDHGGLAGMTGARSISALVAWKTGVSPRNAKTIAAVAARGEQFPRCVAGLREGRLSLDQVGVLAERAADGSDDHYVELASVATVTQLRKAVGLEPRPDVSPKPQPERAISRTDHGESVTYRITVSKIEAAKVDAALAGKRDGLIADWKRDHDQQPDAATGSSTDPDAPTPDADGLHGESPADTSDLDGVADATTDPDPSGIGGAFDEDVTDHADFADLSDGPDSADSENARRAPMPNSVDAFVELIATGWDDEVARRPHAQHTTVVVHVDVDKQVGALHLGPLLTDAERQYLSCDATCEVWFERAGRPIGAGRSTRTVNRRLRRALEHRDRCCVVPGCGATRGLHAHHLRHWENGGLTELENLVLVCPYHHRLHHAGGITLTGPAHQLVVTDADGQALTNASLARPPTQPPPAVAPCKGPTGERADWWWYEPFQPEPPPRN; from the coding sequence ATGTCCTCTGCTGCAGCGTTTTTGGATGACGACGAGGTGTCGCCCAAGGAGCGGTTGGCGGAGTTGTTCGAGCAGATCGCGGAGTTGACCGGGCAGCGTAACGCCATCGATGCGCAGATCGTGGACATCGTGGCCGAGATCGATCATGGCGGGTTGGCCGGGATGACCGGGGCGCGGTCGATTTCGGCGTTGGTGGCGTGGAAGACCGGGGTGTCGCCGCGTAACGCGAAGACGATCGCTGCGGTCGCGGCGCGTGGTGAGCAGTTTCCGCGGTGTGTGGCCGGGTTGCGGGAGGGCCGGTTGTCGCTGGATCAGGTCGGGGTGCTCGCCGAACGTGCCGCCGACGGTTCTGATGACCATTACGTGGAGTTGGCGTCGGTGGCCACGGTGACCCAGCTGCGCAAAGCGGTCGGCCTGGAACCCCGACCCGACGTGTCCCCGAAGCCGCAGCCGGAACGCGCCATCTCGCGCACCGATCACGGTGAGTCGGTGACCTATCGGATCACGGTGTCCAAAATCGAAGCGGCCAAGGTCGACGCCGCCCTGGCCGGAAAACGTGACGGGTTGATCGCCGACTGGAAACGCGACCACGACCAGCAGCCCGATGCCGCCACTGGCTCGAGCACCGACCCCGACGCTCCCACCCCCGATGCCGACGGTCTCCATGGCGAGTCCCCTGCCGACACCAGTGACCTCGATGGCGTCGCTGACGCCACAACCGACCCCGACCCCAGCGGCATCGGTGGCGCGTTCGACGAGGACGTCACCGACCACGCCGACTTCGCTGATCTCTCCGACGGCCCCGATTCCGCCGACTCCGAGAACGCCCGGCGCGCGCCGATGCCCAATTCCGTGGATGCGTTCGTGGAGTTGATCGCCACCGGCTGGGACGACGAGGTGGCGCGGCGCCCGCACGCCCAGCACACCACCGTGGTCGTGCACGTCGACGTCGACAAGCAGGTCGGGGCGCTGCATCTGGGTCCGCTGCTCACCGACGCCGAACGCCAGTACCTGAGCTGCGATGCGACCTGCGAGGTGTGGTTCGAACGGGCCGGACGCCCGATCGGCGCCGGGCGCTCGACGCGCACGGTCAACCGGCGGCTGCGTCGGGCGTTGGAGCATCGGGATCGCTGCTGTGTGGTGCCCGGCTGCGGCGCGACCCGCGGCCTGCACGCCCATCACCTACGGCATTGGGAGAACGGCGGCCTGACCGAGCTGGAGAATCTCGTCCTCGTCTGCCCTTACCATCACCGGCTGCACCACGCCGGCGGGATCACCCTGACCGGGCCCGCGCACCAGCTCGTCGTCACCGACGCCGACGGCCAGGCCCTGACCAACGCGTCGCTGGCTCGACCACCCACACAACCCCCACCGGCGGTCGCCCCCTGTAAGGGGCCGACCGGTGAACGCGCCGACTGGTGGTGGTACGAACCCTTCCAACCCGAACCACCCCCGCGGAATTAG
- a CDS encoding type Z 30S ribosomal protein S14, producing MAKKALVNKANKKPKFKVRAYTRCNKCGRPHAVYRKFGLCRICLRDMAHAGELPGVAKSSW from the coding sequence ATGGCAAAGAAGGCTCTGGTCAACAAGGCCAACAAGAAGCCGAAGTTCAAGGTGCGGGCGTACACGCGCTGCAACAAGTGCGGTCGTCCGCACGCGGTGTACCGCAAGTTCGGCCTGTGCCGAATCTGCCTCCGCGACATGGCGCATGCGGGCGAACTGCCCGGCGTGGCGAAGTCCAGCTGGTAA
- the rplF gene encoding 50S ribosomal protein L6 has translation MSRIGKNPVPVPAGVDVTIDGQNVAVKGPKGTLTLDVAEPIVVARDDDGAIVVTRPNDERRNRSLHGLSRTLIANLVTGVTQGYTTKMEIFGVGYRVVAKGSDLEFALGYSHPVLITAPEGVTFAVETPTKFSISGIDKQKVGQIAANIRRLRKSDPYKGKGIRYEGEQIRRKVGKTGK, from the coding sequence ATGTCTCGCATTGGAAAGAATCCGGTTCCGGTTCCGGCCGGGGTGGACGTGACGATCGACGGCCAGAACGTGGCGGTCAAGGGCCCCAAGGGCACCCTGACGCTCGACGTCGCCGAGCCCATCGTGGTCGCGCGTGACGACGACGGCGCGATCGTGGTCACCCGACCCAACGACGAGCGCCGTAACCGTTCGCTGCACGGCCTGTCGCGCACGCTGATCGCCAACCTGGTGACGGGTGTGACGCAGGGCTACACCACGAAGATGGAGATCTTCGGCGTCGGCTACCGCGTGGTGGCCAAGGGCAGCGACCTCGAGTTCGCGCTGGGCTACAGCCATCCGGTGCTGATCACCGCTCCGGAGGGCGTGACGTTCGCGGTCGAGACGCCCACCAAGTTCTCGATCTCCGGCATCGACAAGCAGAAGGTCGGCCAGATCGCGGCGAACATCCGCCGCCTGCGCAAGAGCGATCCCTACAAGGGCAAGGGAATCCGCTACGAGGGCGAGCAGATCCGTCGCAAGGTCGGAAAGACGGGTAAGTAA
- the sppA gene encoding signal peptide peptidase SppA yields MFSLLSGVPGVDEVRAFVRKVDTARHQGVANGCILELDLQNAPPESAGFDPVAVLSGIVGSGRPMLLRDVVAALHRAAEDPRVAGLIARVQIDAAPPGPVQELREAIAAFTAAKPSLAWAETYPGTLSYYLASAFGEVWMQPSGTVGLIGFATNALFLRDALDKAGVEAQFVARGEYKSAANLFTQDGYTEAHREADTALVESLRTQVWDAVASSRGIERAELDALADRAPLLRNDAVSANLVDRIGFRDEAYARIAEMTGAEGISPGQGDADADDAPPRLYLARYARTDRPGMPAPSLPGRKSARKVAVVNLAGPIVSGRGGRQVSPLGSSAAGGDTIAAALRQAAADDEVAAIVLRVDSPGGSVTGSETIWREVVRARESGTPVVASMGAVAASGGYYVSMAADKIVANAGTITGSIGVVTGKLVARDLKEKLGVGSDSVRTNANADAWSVNAPFTEEQRAQVEAEADLFYQDFVRRVADGRAMTVEQVEQVARGRVWTGADALERGLVDELGGLRTAIRRAKALAGIDEDTKVEIENLPGTSLRDMLRPKPSSQPAAASLSTAVGSVVMRTVGEALDQTQRSLSGANVLWLGDNRF; encoded by the coding sequence ATGTTCTCTCTTCTGTCCGGCGTGCCCGGCGTAGACGAAGTCCGCGCGTTCGTGCGCAAGGTCGACACCGCCCGACACCAGGGCGTCGCCAACGGGTGCATCCTGGAGCTGGATCTGCAGAACGCGCCACCGGAGAGCGCCGGGTTCGATCCGGTCGCCGTGCTGTCCGGCATCGTCGGCTCGGGCCGCCCGATGCTGCTGCGCGATGTGGTGGCCGCCCTGCACCGTGCCGCCGAGGATCCCCGCGTCGCCGGTCTGATCGCGCGGGTGCAGATCGACGCCGCCCCACCCGGACCCGTGCAGGAACTGCGAGAGGCGATCGCGGCGTTCACCGCTGCCAAGCCGTCCCTGGCGTGGGCCGAGACCTACCCCGGAACGCTGTCCTACTACCTGGCCTCGGCATTCGGCGAGGTGTGGATGCAGCCGTCGGGCACCGTCGGGCTGATCGGCTTCGCCACCAACGCGCTGTTCCTGCGGGACGCGCTCGACAAGGCCGGCGTGGAGGCGCAGTTCGTGGCACGCGGTGAGTACAAATCCGCCGCGAACCTGTTCACCCAGGACGGTTACACCGAGGCCCACCGCGAGGCCGATACCGCCCTGGTCGAGAGCCTGCGCACCCAGGTGTGGGACGCGGTCGCGTCGTCGCGCGGCATCGAGCGTGCCGAACTCGATGCGCTGGCCGACCGGGCCCCGCTGCTGCGCAACGACGCCGTGTCCGCGAACCTGGTGGACCGGATCGGGTTCCGCGACGAGGCATACGCACGGATCGCTGAAATGACCGGCGCCGAAGGCATCTCGCCCGGGCAGGGCGATGCCGACGCCGACGACGCTCCGCCGCGGTTGTACCTGGCTCGGTACGCGCGCACCGACCGTCCGGGAATGCCTGCTCCGAGCCTGCCTGGCCGCAAGTCGGCCCGGAAGGTGGCGGTCGTCAATCTCGCCGGCCCCATCGTCAGCGGCCGGGGTGGCCGCCAGGTCTCACCGCTGGGCAGTTCCGCGGCCGGGGGTGACACCATCGCCGCGGCCCTGCGGCAGGCTGCCGCCGACGACGAGGTGGCGGCCATCGTGCTGCGCGTCGACAGCCCGGGCGGGTCGGTGACCGGGTCGGAGACGATCTGGCGGGAAGTGGTGCGGGCCCGCGAGAGCGGTACCCCCGTGGTGGCCTCGATGGGAGCGGTCGCCGCATCGGGGGGCTACTACGTCTCCATGGCCGCCGACAAGATCGTCGCCAACGCCGGGACCATCACCGGATCCATCGGCGTGGTGACCGGCAAGCTCGTGGCGCGCGATCTCAAGGAGAAGCTGGGTGTCGGGTCGGACAGCGTGCGTACCAACGCCAATGCCGACGCCTGGTCCGTCAACGCCCCGTTCACCGAGGAGCAGCGCGCGCAGGTCGAGGCCGAGGCCGATCTGTTCTACCAGGACTTCGTCCGTCGCGTCGCCGACGGCCGCGCCATGACTGTCGAGCAGGTCGAGCAGGTGGCCCGCGGGCGGGTGTGGACCGGTGCCGACGCGCTGGAGCGCGGACTGGTCGACGAACTCGGTGGGCTGCGGACCGCCATCCGCCGGGCCAAGGCACTGGCCGGAATCGACGAGGACACCAAAGTCGAGATCGAGAATCTGCCCGGCACATCGCTGCGGGACATGTTGCGGCCCAAGCCCTCCTCGCAACCGGCCGCGGCCTCGCTGTCGACGGCGGTCGGCTCGGTGGTGATGCGCACAGTCGGTGAGGCATTGGATCAGACGCAGCGCTCCCTGTCCGGCGCCAACGTGCTGTGGTTGGGCGACAACCGCTTCTAG
- the rpmD gene encoding 50S ribosomal protein L30, which yields MAELKITQVRSTIGARWKQRETLRTLGLRKIRQSVVREDNPQTRGLIKTVHHLVTVEEV from the coding sequence ATGGCAGAGCTCAAAATCACCCAGGTGCGCAGCACCATCGGTGCGCGCTGGAAGCAGCGGGAGACCCTGCGGACCCTCGGGCTGCGCAAGATCCGCCAGTCCGTGGTCCGTGAGGACAATCCGCAGACCCGCGGGCTGATCAAGACGGTCCACCATCTCGTAACAGTTGAGGAGGTCTAG
- the rplE gene encoding 50S ribosomal protein L5, with the protein MTTTETKALPRLKQRYREEIRDSLQKEFGYANVMQIPGITKVVVNMGVGDAARDAKLINGAVNDLALITGQKPEIRRARKSIAQFKLREGMPIGARVTLRGDRMWEFLDRLISISLPRIRDFRGLSAKQFDGTGNYTFGLTEQSVFHEIDVDSIDRPRGMDITVVTSATNDDEGRALLRALGFPFKEN; encoded by the coding sequence ATGACCACCACAGAAACCAAGGCCCTGCCGCGCCTCAAGCAGCGCTACCGCGAAGAGATCCGCGACTCCTTGCAGAAGGAGTTCGGCTACGCCAACGTGATGCAGATTCCCGGCATCACCAAGGTGGTCGTCAACATGGGCGTCGGTGACGCCGCCCGCGACGCCAAGCTGATCAACGGCGCGGTCAACGATCTCGCGCTGATCACCGGCCAGAAGCCGGAGATCCGCCGGGCCCGCAAGTCGATCGCTCAGTTCAAGCTGCGTGAGGGGATGCCGATCGGCGCCCGCGTCACGCTGCGTGGCGACCGGATGTGGGAGTTCCTGGACCGCCTGATCTCGATCTCGCTGCCGCGTATCCGCGACTTCCGCGGCTTGAGCGCCAAGCAGTTCGACGGCACCGGCAACTACACCTTCGGGCTGACCGAGCAGTCGGTGTTCCACGAGATCGACGTGGACTCGATCGACCGGCCCCGCGGCATGGACATCACCGTCGTCACCTCGGCGACGAACGACGACGAGGGGCGTGCGCTGCTGCGGGCGCTCGGCTTCCCGTTCAAGGAGAACTGA
- a CDS encoding gamma-glutamyltransferase family protein: MDTRRPPALSAGGMVSSSHPAASLAGARVLADGGNAVDATLAMAALTWLTLPGQCGIGGDAFAVVREPDGRVWTVNGSGYGPDGGTRDFYTDRGFSAIPLDGALAVAVPGAPAALARLHTEGATWSLEQLWEPAARIAESGLPCSARTAGDVTTALTAVCADADLKSVYAPAARPPHVGTRLAQPELARTIRELARDPGGFYTGGFAERAVAALQAGGAPFSGAEWAAGAHVAAEPSVSGRYAGAVVHQTPLPTPGWMVLQQAGLCDGVVGFHGWMTAEAIDWLARSARLSFADRLALCGSDNDGARYVLQPERLDLQRRDLESRCEQRTPVDVGIGDTTSTVAVDADGRAVSFIHSLAFTFGAKFTVPGTGVVLNNRLGRGAYLIPGHPNEVAPRRKPLHTLNAWVVTDDAGALLHAGNTPGGDGQVQWNMQLISHLLDHGLDPAEAVSAPRFTVFPGSDADVVGATEELRIEDTVPDAVRSQLASWGHRVITQGALDAGGSAQVISLDERGVLSGAADPRQEGVALGVD, translated from the coding sequence ATGGACACGCGGCGGCCGCCGGCCCTGTCGGCCGGTGGCATGGTCAGCAGCAGCCACCCGGCCGCGAGCCTGGCCGGGGCGCGGGTACTGGCCGACGGCGGCAACGCCGTCGACGCGACGCTCGCGATGGCGGCGTTGACCTGGCTGACGCTACCCGGGCAGTGCGGCATCGGCGGGGACGCGTTCGCGGTGGTGCGGGAACCCGACGGCCGGGTCTGGACCGTCAACGGCTCCGGCTACGGGCCCGACGGCGGAACGCGCGACTTCTACACCGACAGAGGCTTTTCCGCGATCCCGCTGGACGGCGCACTGGCCGTCGCGGTACCCGGCGCGCCTGCGGCGCTGGCGCGTCTGCACACCGAAGGCGCCACGTGGTCGCTGGAACAGTTGTGGGAGCCCGCCGCGCGCATCGCCGAGAGCGGTCTGCCGTGTTCGGCGCGAACCGCCGGCGACGTCACCACGGCGCTGACCGCGGTGTGCGCCGACGCCGATCTGAAATCGGTCTACGCCCCGGCGGCACGCCCGCCGCATGTCGGAACCCGGCTGGCGCAGCCCGAGTTGGCGCGGACCATCCGCGAACTCGCCCGCGACCCGGGCGGTTTCTACACCGGTGGGTTCGCCGAGCGCGCGGTGGCGGCATTGCAGGCCGGGGGCGCGCCGTTCAGCGGGGCCGAGTGGGCCGCAGGCGCGCACGTCGCCGCCGAACCGTCGGTGTCCGGGCGCTACGCCGGGGCGGTCGTGCACCAGACACCGCTGCCGACACCGGGCTGGATGGTGTTGCAGCAGGCCGGGCTGTGCGACGGTGTCGTCGGCTTCCACGGCTGGATGACCGCCGAGGCGATCGACTGGCTGGCACGCTCGGCGAGGCTGAGCTTCGCCGACCGCCTGGCGCTCTGCGGCTCCGACAACGACGGTGCGCGCTACGTGCTGCAACCCGAACGTCTGGACCTCCAGCGCCGCGACCTGGAAAGCCGTTGTGAGCAGCGGACACCGGTCGATGTCGGGATCGGCGACACCACCTCCACGGTAGCCGTCGACGCCGACGGTCGCGCGGTCAGCTTCATCCATTCGCTGGCCTTCACGTTCGGCGCCAAGTTCACCGTGCCGGGCACCGGGGTGGTCCTCAACAACCGGTTGGGCCGTGGCGCCTATCTGATCCCCGGTCACCCCAACGAGGTGGCGCCTCGGCGCAAGCCGTTGCACACCCTCAACGCCTGGGTCGTCACCGACGACGCCGGCGCGCTGTTGCATGCGGGCAACACCCCCGGTGGCGACGGGCAGGTGCAATGGAACATGCAGCTGATCTCGCACCTGCTCGATCACGGACTCGATCCCGCGGAGGCGGTGTCCGCGCCGCGCTTCACCGTGTTCCCCGGTTCCGACGCCGACGTGGTCGGCGCGACCGAGGAGCTGCGTATCGAGGACACAGTCCCGGACGCTGTCCGGTCCCAGCTGGCGTCCTGGGGGCACCGAGTCATCACCCAGGGTGCGCTCGACGCCGGCGGTAGTGCCCAGGTCATCTCGCTCGACGAGCGAGGGGTGCTCTCGGGTGCCGCCGACCCGCGGCAGGAGGGGGTCGCGCTCGGTGTCGACTGA
- a CDS encoding DUF732 domain-containing protein, translating to MAGFALGSAATAHAQTDDERFVNAVDTLGIETAATPEELPAVGHHVCDMLTAGLVGNPNPVPAVRGVVTTLAGNGMSKEQAVGLMRASSAVYCPQFARFMGR from the coding sequence GTGGCCGGATTCGCCTTGGGCAGCGCCGCCACCGCCCACGCGCAGACCGATGACGAGCGGTTCGTCAACGCCGTCGACACTCTCGGCATCGAGACCGCCGCGACCCCGGAAGAGCTGCCCGCGGTCGGGCACCACGTCTGTGACATGCTCACCGCCGGGCTGGTGGGCAATCCCAACCCGGTGCCCGCCGTCCGTGGGGTGGTGACGACGCTGGCCGGCAACGGCATGAGCAAGGAGCAGGCCGTCGGTCTGATGCGGGCGTCCTCGGCGGTCTACTGCCCGCAGTTCGCCCGGTTCATGGGCCGCTAA
- the rplN gene encoding 50S ribosomal protein L14, whose translation MIQQESRLKVADNTGAKEILCIRVLGGSSRRYAGIGDVIVATVKDAIPGGNVKRGDVVKAVVVRTVKERRRADGSYIKFDENAAVIIKPDNDPRGTRIFGPVGRELREKRFMKIVSLAPEVL comes from the coding sequence GTGATTCAGCAGGAATCGCGGCTGAAGGTCGCCGACAACACGGGCGCCAAGGAGATCTTGTGCATCCGCGTGCTCGGCGGCTCGTCGCGGCGCTACGCCGGCATCGGTGATGTCATCGTGGCGACGGTCAAGGACGCCATCCCCGGCGGCAACGTCAAGCGCGGCGACGTCGTCAAGGCCGTCGTGGTGCGCACCGTCAAGGAGCGCCGCCGCGCCGACGGCAGCTACATCAAGTTCGACGAGAACGCCGCCGTCATCATCAAGCCCGACAACGACCCGCGCGGCACCCGCATCTTCGGGCCCGTCGGTCGCGAACTGCGCGAAAAGCGCTTCATGAAGATCGTCTCGCTCGCCCCGGAGGTGTTGTAG
- a CDS encoding RidA family protein: MSTERPVPRPQGDYVPAVLHGGVVYTAGMTPRRDGVLAFTGVVGDGLDPDQGRFAAGLAAGNALVAARSAIPSGAALRCLKMTVFIACTAEFTALSAVADGASAVLVDELGEVGRPARSAIGVCALPSGAPVEVELVCAVVS; the protein is encoded by the coding sequence GTGTCGACTGAGCGTCCGGTCCCGCGCCCTCAGGGTGACTACGTGCCGGCGGTGCTGCACGGCGGTGTCGTCTACACCGCCGGCATGACGCCGCGACGCGACGGCGTGCTCGCGTTCACCGGTGTGGTGGGGGACGGGCTCGACCCGGATCAGGGGCGGTTCGCGGCCGGGTTGGCGGCAGGCAACGCACTGGTCGCTGCTCGGTCGGCGATACCCAGCGGGGCCGCACTTCGGTGTCTGAAGATGACGGTGTTCATCGCGTGCACAGCGGAATTCACTGCTCTGTCGGCAGTGGCCGACGGGGCATCCGCGGTGCTGGTCGACGAACTCGGCGAGGTCGGTCGCCCTGCCCGTAGCGCAATCGGGGTGTGCGCACTGCCCTCCGGCGCGCCCGTCGAGGTCGAACTCGTCTGCGCTGTGGTCAGCTGA